The Liolophura sinensis isolate JHLJ2023 chromosome 6, CUHK_Ljap_v2, whole genome shotgun sequence genomic sequence ATGGCTGAGTAAGTGGAGTGTCTGGGGCCAATGAGGGACATGAGTTCACGAGAGTTCTGCGTGGGGCACCAGCGCATAAACTGGATTTTGTTCAGTCACAGTTGTCAGTGCATGGGCCTTGAAAACACTGTAACATAATGTCAAATAACCACATGAAGTAATGCAAACACAGTTGCATGTTCCTGTAAGCTCAGCTCTGTGTGATGCAGATCAGGGCTACAGTTCAGTGTTGAACAGAGACATCAGTTGTTGTGAACTAAAGTTTTCTGTCAATGTTTCAGATTGCAGATGAACATCCACTGGTCAGTGAAAGGTTGTCATTTGACCAGTTAACAAAGGAGTACATGGAAGAAGACAAAATATACCAAAGTAAAATTGAGGTATGGAACACCTTTTAGGGAtgctgtaaatactgttacTGCATTAATATCTTCATCTTTAAGTTAGGGTATTACCATAATATTTACAACAGAGAGGTTGTTTGTAATTTCTCAGAGAGATGTACTTTTGTGAAGGTATCAAGTACATATGTTGAAATTGTATCATGAATgtaattgtacatttatgttaataATCATTTAAGCTTGAAGCGCAACactaatttttcatttgatgtattttgatTGCCTTATTAGAATGACACTGGTATCCACCTTCAGTGTGAAAGGATCACATCATTGTTGAGGAATAGTGTGAATAAGCAGATATCATTTCTAATAAGCAGACATTTTGCATCCTATCCCTGAGATTATAAACTTCCTAGAAAACAATTTGTGCTTAAATGCTGAATGTCAAAATATGTGTTTGAATCATCTTCAGAAATTTATGTCATAAAACTTTGCCTATGGgtataaatcatttatttttgaacTGTAGTCAGGTAGAGGAATTGTTGTATTAAACTTGGAGTCAGGTGTAAGGAAATGTTCACCCAGGAATTCATGCCAGGACCAGTTTGTTGGTAAGAACAACCTCAGTTCATTCATTATGTGATGTTATGTTTCTGCAGGATCTTCAGAGCAGACACCTCAGTTCATTCATTATGTGATGTTATATTTCTGCAGGATCTGCAGAGCAGATACCTCAGTTCATTCATTATGTGATGTTATGTTTCTGCAGGATCTTCAGAGCAGACACCTCAGTTCATTCATTATGTGATGTTATGTTTCTGCAGGATCTTCAGAGCAGATACCTCAGTTCATTCATTATGTGATGTTATATTTCTGCAGGATCTACAGAGCAGATACCAGTTTTTCCGCAAAACAAGGGGGGATGGAAACTGTTTTTTCAGGGCTTTTGGCTTTGCTTATCTAGAGTCTTTGTTAAAAGATAGATCAGATTTAAAAAGGTTTGTGGAAGGTTTTATCTGTTTGACGTTCACATGCTTCTCCAGTTTCTCTTAGTTTAAGTCTGACCACCATTTCAAATGAAAAGTCCAGTGTGTCCGTCCAGTTTCCGTGGTTTAAATATCTACTCTCTTTGTGGACAgcaaaatgcaaatattttataGTTAATCACGACAGGGCTCAGCTTTAAAAGTTTTGAATTAGAAAATGTGTCTTGAAATCTTcaaaatgtgtgtgttttattgttAGTCAGTATACAAACTTTTGATCTTGCGCCAGTTTGTATGAACTAGTAAGAAAATATAACCTGATgaaatgcaaatacatgtgtattaaatataatCTTTGACAGCAATATACAGATTACTAGGGTATTGTTCTATTGTTCAATTTTGCAGGTTTAAAGAGGTAATAACCAAAAGTAAAGACACTCTTGTAGAACTTGGCTTTCCACAGTTTACCATAGAGGATTTTCATGAGACAGTAAGTTGTTGCCTTCTCTATTATGGTTTGTATTGTGTTTTGTATGAATTTCTGTTAGTtcctctctctgtctctctttCTCTCTATATATAGAGGTGTGTGTACTTTTGAAATGTTGTACGTCCATGTTGACTGTGTTAAATTAGTTTCAGCAAACGAGTACTGATGTCATTATAAGATATCTTTGACATATTAAGAATTTGAAAGTGACAGCAATAAACATGAGGGTATGTATTATAATATGGAAATGTGCTCAACAAAGGAAGACGTCACTTTCATTCAACTTTGTAATTTTCTTGTTATGTATTTTGACTTTTCATAAACTGTTtaccaaaaatatttccagCAAATgcctttaatttaatttttgccAAAATGGATTGTGGTTGCTTTTCGATGCATGAGAATATCCATGGAATGATCTGGTACTGAAATAATATATTGTCACTGCTTACAGTTCATGGAGATAGTGGAAAAAGTGGAAAATGGCTGTACCATACAGGAACTGGTGGAGACCTTCAACAACCAGGGTTTATCAGATTACCTGGTTGTGTACCTCAGGTAATTGTTCAAAGATTCACTGTTGCACCTTGTTccttattttaatgttttggtCAAGCTAAATCTTTTTGTGCTAGACATCTGTCTTTAGAATGGGATAATCTGTCCTGATGCCTCTCCAGATATCCAAAGTCTTTGGTCAGATTTAGACTACATGCATTTAGGAACATAGGTAAGATGTTAGTTGTGGGTACTTCTGAGGTCTTGGTGGCATAAAGTTGATGGCAATTCTCTGTCTGGGTGTCTTACATATAGCTTACTGAGACCACTTACCCTCCACTAATGCGATAtttgtcacacatggaaaagttggcCAGTGTTATTTGCAAAAAGCTGATAGtttactctggtttcttccagccGTAGTTTGCTGGGCACCATGAtataataaagtgaaaaattcttgagtttaaTGTGAGTCAAGAATGAGTTAAATCAAATGTCAGCGATGCCCTCTGTATGTGTAGTAGTTGAGAGGTTATCCACCCCCAGGGTAAAGCAATTGAGATCTGTCCTGTGTTCTTTCACAATGCATAcaacaagaaatgaaatattttatctgaCTAACATTATTACTAGTGATTTTAAACCTGCACGTTTAATGCTTTTCTGTTTACCTTGGTGTGTTTCAGGCTTCTGGTATCAGGTCACCTACAGAAAGAGCATGATTTCTTCCAAAACTTCATGGAGGGCGGCAGAAGTGTGAAAGAGTTCTGTAATCAGGTAAGTTATTTTGTCTTGGCctgtctcccccccccccccccctacattgtgtttgtgtttcattgTGACCTTGTCTGTATGATATTTTCAGAACTATTGTAACAATCACCCCTCAAATTTGTCATGAAGTCCCTGAGAATTGACAGTGTAggtttttgtttgtctgtttgcttgACACTATTTTAACAGTGTAGCAAGCAGTGACCTTGTCAGTACACAGTGGGCCAAAATTAGATCAAACTTTAATGAAAAGTTCCCTCAGAACAGATCAATTTCGGGGTTTGTCTACTTGTTTGGCCAGTATTTGATGTTGCAGCACCTGATTTCTCCAGAACTTCTGAATCAGATTTAGTCAACATAAGTTAAagcataattacatgtatgttagactTAGAAATTGTCATTAATTTGTAACTCACCTTCAAAGACCATATCTTTTTtagattgtttgtttgatggtTTCTTCAGATGTTTATTCCTGGTAGACTTTTGTATTTGGGGAGGAGATGTTTTGGTTGAACTTATTGTGAAGATCTTGATAATAGTGATCACATGAATTTATTCctgtctgtaaaactgactACCTCCACATGCTTAAAACATCCTTAATCATGGAGAAAACACCAAACACATAAGTAGATGTGGATACGTTATGTTTGCCATAATGCACATaatcataaaaacatgaacaaatttgACTTGTTAAATGAAAATAGGACTAGCTCTTTTGTAAGCTGTGTTCTTACCATGTCAATTTGTGGAATTATGCAAGAGGTATGCAGAAGCCTTGGTCCTATTTTCATTTGACTAGTCaattcaacaaaacaatcaagtcaagctcatgctggcttcctctccggctgtacgtgggaaggtctgctagcaacctgcagatggtcgtggttttccatcgggctctgcccagtttcctcccagcataatgccagcccccgtcgtataatattgaaatactcttgagcacggcatataacaccaatcaaataaataaataaatcaacaaaacacTCTGTGTAAATGCGGCCTTAGCAATTGCAGTTATACAGGCCAAGGAATCTCAGCTGTCTACAGCTCCACAGGAGCCCCCAGTATTTACCTATGAATTGCTGTCTTCACTGCAGGCAGTTTAAACACGTTatagttacatgaagtttagtGTTAATACTGTCATTCACTGGCAGTGTTCATTAGAGAAATCAGCTTTAGTCCATTATAAACAATATGTGTTAGCGCGTACTTGTACGTCTGTGGCAGGGCTGTCTCCCTTAACCCTGATCATATTAAGAACAATCACCCATTATATAACTGAAGTGACAGAGAGTACTGCATGAAATAGTATATTACGCAAGTTTGTAGCCATGTGTTGTGTTTCATATGGCAGGAGGTGGAGCCAATGGGGAAGGAGAGTGACCACATCCACATCATTGCCCTGACGTCCTCACTGGGTGTGGGCGTGTGTATCGAGTACATGGACCGTGGCGAGGGAGACAAGGTCACCAGTCATCAGTTCCCCGACGGTTCACAGCCTGTTGTATCACTGCTTTACAAACCTGGCCATTATGACATCTTATACAAATGATACACACATCACCTAAAAActtgcatttaaaatgcaactTTTATCACTTATATTGTTTCATTGTCATTGCCAACATaataatacattataatatgGACTAAGCTAGACCCACATgccacatgtattttgtatagGATTGCCAAAGTAGACTGATTGTAACCAAATTGTCCTCAGTGGGGATTTGAATCAGATTTATTAGATGGCTTGTGATTGAGCGTTTACAGGTCAGGTTGGCCCAGATTTTCTATTGAGAAAATGTGATTCATTGAATGCACTGACAGCATTCAGCAGTGTTGTAACCTGTTAACTGCCATGTGATGCTAGAAGAAAGCTATAAAGCAGAACTGTTAGGGATGAGATTTGAATCTTGTTTGGTTATGCATGCAGCATGTGAATGTAGTCACAAGCCAGTTGGAATCAAGATTGGCTTATGGATCCACACATCTTATTTTGTTGTCAGCAACACTACTTGACTTGCatcaatttaacagatttaaaAGTTGTAGTTTGCTGTATTT encodes the following:
- the LOC135468120 gene encoding ubiquitin thioesterase OTUB1-like; its protein translation is MEPEKPDPNAFSYDPDKNYDEATMVQQRQIEKQIADEHPLVSERLSFDQLTKEYMEEDKIYQSKIEDLQSRYQFFRKTRGDGNCFFRAFGFAYLESLLKDRSDLKRFKEVITKSKDTLVELGFPQFTIEDFHETFMEIVEKVENGCTIQELVETFNNQGLSDYLVVYLRLLVSGHLQKEHDFFQNFMEGGRSVKEFCNQEVEPMGKESDHIHIIALTSSLGVGVCIEYMDRGEGDKVTSHQFPDGSQPVVSLLYKPGHYDILYK